A stretch of the Acyrthosiphon pisum isolate AL4f chromosome A2, pea_aphid_22Mar2018_4r6ur, whole genome shotgun sequence genome encodes the following:
- the LOC100165788 gene encoding cystinosin homolog isoform X1 produces the protein MAVRPEKFTMRSIARVAFVLIAYSASRACARFSFNTQDLVLLVNDSATLTLTLTDNVPGNTTLILSTNHKDLLTTNISKIEVTNSTGPNVWPIELFGHDAGHDLLKVDAYPASIKSSDAFVRVTLQHSNELALFSVVVGWIYFVAWSISFYPQMYENWRRKSVVGLNFDFIALNLIGFMLYSMFNVGLWIPEIEKDYSARNPRGLNPVQLNDIFFSIHAVFATLITVAQCYFYEKGDQQVSRTAKSIMSFYGLLIAILLVLVYLQKIVWLDFLYYCSYIKLTITLIKYIPQAVMNYKRKSTIGWSIGNIFLDFTGGLLSILQMIINAYNYNDWASVFGDPTKFGLGLLSVIFDILFFLQHYVFYSGVNYAEFENCNVVEVENDEVTNSEEHTKPTDKPDDQIC, from the exons ATGGCAGTCCGACCTGAGAAATTCACCATGAGGAGCATTGCTCGAGTAGCGTTCGTCCTGATCGCCTACA GTGCATCCCGTGCATGTGCAAGATTTTCATTCAATACCCAGGACTTGGTATTGTTAGTGAATGATTCGGCAACACTCACATTGACCTTAAC GGACAATGTACCAGGAAATACCACATTAATCCTCAGCACTAATCATAAAGACTTACTGAcgacaaatatttcaaaaatagaaGTCACCAATTCTACAGGTCCAAATGTATGGCCAATAGAGTTGTTTGGTCATGATGCCGGCCACGATTTATTAAAAGTTGATGCTTATCCTGCTTccataaa aTCTAGTGATGCTTTTGTGCGAGTCACTCTGCAACATTCTAATGAATTGGCTTTATTCAGTGTTGTTGTTGGATGGATTTATTTTGTTGCATGGTCAATATCATTCTATCCTCAGATGTATGAAAACTGGAGACGTAAAAG tgttgtgggtttaaattttgacttcatTGCATTGAACTTGATTGGATTTATGTTATATTCGATGTTCAATGTTGGTCTATGGATACCTGAAATTGAA AAAGACTACTCTGCCCGAAATCCTCGTGGACTAAATCCAGTTCAATTAAACGACATTTTCTTTTCTATTCATGCTGTATTTGCTACTTTAATAACTGTGGCccaatgttatttttatgag AAAGGTGATCAACAAGTTTCTCGGACAGCGAAATCAATCATGTCCTTTTACGGATTACTAATAGCCATACTATTAGTTCTAGTATATTTACAAAAGATAGTATGGCTGGACTTCCTTTATTATTGCTCATATATAAAGTTGACCATAACACTTATCAAATATATTCCACAA gcGGTAATGAATTACAAGCGTAAGAGTACAATTGGTTGGAGTATCGGCAACATATTCTTAGATTTCACAGGAGGATTACTTAGTATATTGCAGATGATTATCAACGCATATAACTACA atGATTGGGCCTCAGTATTTGGCGATCCGACCAAATTTGGTTTGGGTTTGCTGTCAGTGATTTTCGACATATTGTTTTTCCTGCAACATTATGTATTCTACAG tgGAGTTAACTACGcagaatttgaaaattgtaatgtGGTAGAAGTGGAGAATGATGAGGTTACTAATTCAGAAGAGCACACTAAACCAACTGATAAACCAGATGACCagatatgttaa
- the LOC100165788 gene encoding cystinosin homolog isoform X3, with translation MAVRPEKFTMRSIARVAFVLIAYSASRACARFSFNTQDLVLLVNDSATLTLTLTDNVPGNTTLILSTNHKDLLTTNISKIEVTNSTGPNVWPIELFGHDAGHDLLKVDAYPASIKSSDAFVRVTLQHSNELALFSVVVGWIYFVAWSISFYPQMYENWRRKSVVGLNFDFIALNLIGFMLYSMFNVGLWIPEIEKDYSARNPRGLNPVQLNDIFFSIHAVFATLITVAQCYFYEKGDQQVSRTAKSIMSFYGLLIAILLVLVYLQKIVWLDFLYYCSYIKLTITLIKYIPQAVMNYKRKSTIGWSIGNIFLDFTGGLLSILQMIINAYNYNDWASVFGDPTKFGLGLLSVIFDILFFLQHYVFYSPKSSKIYDLTGCT, from the exons ATGGCAGTCCGACCTGAGAAATTCACCATGAGGAGCATTGCTCGAGTAGCGTTCGTCCTGATCGCCTACA GTGCATCCCGTGCATGTGCAAGATTTTCATTCAATACCCAGGACTTGGTATTGTTAGTGAATGATTCGGCAACACTCACATTGACCTTAAC GGACAATGTACCAGGAAATACCACATTAATCCTCAGCACTAATCATAAAGACTTACTGAcgacaaatatttcaaaaatagaaGTCACCAATTCTACAGGTCCAAATGTATGGCCAATAGAGTTGTTTGGTCATGATGCCGGCCACGATTTATTAAAAGTTGATGCTTATCCTGCTTccataaa aTCTAGTGATGCTTTTGTGCGAGTCACTCTGCAACATTCTAATGAATTGGCTTTATTCAGTGTTGTTGTTGGATGGATTTATTTTGTTGCATGGTCAATATCATTCTATCCTCAGATGTATGAAAACTGGAGACGTAAAAG tgttgtgggtttaaattttgacttcatTGCATTGAACTTGATTGGATTTATGTTATATTCGATGTTCAATGTTGGTCTATGGATACCTGAAATTGAA AAAGACTACTCTGCCCGAAATCCTCGTGGACTAAATCCAGTTCAATTAAACGACATTTTCTTTTCTATTCATGCTGTATTTGCTACTTTAATAACTGTGGCccaatgttatttttatgag AAAGGTGATCAACAAGTTTCTCGGACAGCGAAATCAATCATGTCCTTTTACGGATTACTAATAGCCATACTATTAGTTCTAGTATATTTACAAAAGATAGTATGGCTGGACTTCCTTTATTATTGCTCATATATAAAGTTGACCATAACACTTATCAAATATATTCCACAA gcGGTAATGAATTACAAGCGTAAGAGTACAATTGGTTGGAGTATCGGCAACATATTCTTAGATTTCACAGGAGGATTACTTAGTATATTGCAGATGATTATCAACGCATATAACTACA atGATTGGGCCTCAGTATTTGGCGATCCGACCAAATTTGGTTTGGGTTTGCTGTCAGTGATTTTCGACATATTGTTTTTCCTGCAACATTATGTATTCTACAG tCCGAAGAGTTCGAAAATATATGATCTCACAGGTTGCAcgtaa
- the LOC100165788 gene encoding cystinosin homolog isoform X2, translated as MAVRPEKFTMRSIARVAFVLIAYSASRACARFSFNTQDLVLLVNDSATLTLTLTDNVPGNTTLILSTNHKDLLTTNISKIEVTNSTGPNVWPIELFGHDAGHDLLKVDAYPASIKSSDAFVRVTLQHSNELALFSVVVGWIYFVAWSISFYPQMYENWRRKSVVGLNFDFIALNLIGFMLYSMFNVGLWIPEIEKDYSARNPRGLNPVQLNDIFFSIHAVFATLITVAQCYFYEKGDQQVSRTAKSIMSFYGLLIAILLVLVYLQKIVWLDFLYYCSYIKLTITLIKYIPQAVMNYKRKSTIGWSIGNIFLDFTGGLLSILQMIINAYNYNDWASVFGDPTKFGLGLLSVIFDILFFLQHYVFYSHRLLFEKKSNKIWKM; from the exons ATGGCAGTCCGACCTGAGAAATTCACCATGAGGAGCATTGCTCGAGTAGCGTTCGTCCTGATCGCCTACA GTGCATCCCGTGCATGTGCAAGATTTTCATTCAATACCCAGGACTTGGTATTGTTAGTGAATGATTCGGCAACACTCACATTGACCTTAAC GGACAATGTACCAGGAAATACCACATTAATCCTCAGCACTAATCATAAAGACTTACTGAcgacaaatatttcaaaaatagaaGTCACCAATTCTACAGGTCCAAATGTATGGCCAATAGAGTTGTTTGGTCATGATGCCGGCCACGATTTATTAAAAGTTGATGCTTATCCTGCTTccataaa aTCTAGTGATGCTTTTGTGCGAGTCACTCTGCAACATTCTAATGAATTGGCTTTATTCAGTGTTGTTGTTGGATGGATTTATTTTGTTGCATGGTCAATATCATTCTATCCTCAGATGTATGAAAACTGGAGACGTAAAAG tgttgtgggtttaaattttgacttcatTGCATTGAACTTGATTGGATTTATGTTATATTCGATGTTCAATGTTGGTCTATGGATACCTGAAATTGAA AAAGACTACTCTGCCCGAAATCCTCGTGGACTAAATCCAGTTCAATTAAACGACATTTTCTTTTCTATTCATGCTGTATTTGCTACTTTAATAACTGTGGCccaatgttatttttatgag AAAGGTGATCAACAAGTTTCTCGGACAGCGAAATCAATCATGTCCTTTTACGGATTACTAATAGCCATACTATTAGTTCTAGTATATTTACAAAAGATAGTATGGCTGGACTTCCTTTATTATTGCTCATATATAAAGTTGACCATAACACTTATCAAATATATTCCACAA gcGGTAATGAATTACAAGCGTAAGAGTACAATTGGTTGGAGTATCGGCAACATATTCTTAGATTTCACAGGAGGATTACTTAGTATATTGCAGATGATTATCAACGCATATAACTACA atGATTGGGCCTCAGTATTTGGCGATCCGACCAAATTTGGTTTGGGTTTGCTGTCAGTGATTTTCGACATATTGTTTTTCCTGCAACATTATGTATTCTACAG CCACCGTCTGctttttgagaaaaaatcaaataagaTTTGGAAAATGTAA